Proteins encoded in a region of the Mucilaginibacter sabulilitoris genome:
- a CDS encoding DUF5655 domain-containing protein, which yields MSWTCPKCDRELPWKDYRHYCARVNLDSLFEGRSPELVLAFDKILAEVADWPKVLVGVTPNCIVFTRRVGFLIIRPMKKELDLKFYSAVPHPEKPVRKSVADGKKFANHIRISTTDDIKPGLFVYIRESYNLP from the coding sequence ATGAGCTGGACCTGCCCCAAATGTGATCGCGAACTACCCTGGAAAGATTACCGGCATTATTGCGCCCGGGTAAACTTAGACAGTTTGTTTGAAGGACGTTCGCCGGAGCTGGTACTGGCCTTTGATAAAATACTCGCTGAAGTAGCCGATTGGCCGAAAGTGCTCGTCGGCGTAACCCCCAATTGTATCGTCTTCACCCGCCGTGTCGGTTTCCTGATCATCCGCCCCATGAAAAAAGAACTCGACCTCAAGTTCTACTCTGCGGTGCCTCACCCCGAAAAACCTGTCCGCAAAAGCGTAGCCGACGGAAAAAAATTTGCCAACCACATCCGCATCTCCACCACAGATGACATCAAACCCGGTCTGTTTGTTTACATCCGCGAATCCTATAACCTACCTTGA
- a CDS encoding RagB/SusD family nutrient uptake outer membrane protein yields MKSKHIYLFLSASLLIVTSGCKKFLEQPVLGQYQSDNFFTSDANAVLAVNAAYSPLTFTDASSNAIWVLGDLASDDAVKGSSDGDQSDFLSVQNFNINPSNAAVEAVWKRYYDGIFKCNVVTDGLAAAKTGVSEPVRNAALGQAEFLRAYYYFNLTVAYGDIPLHLKVESPEELQSPALPQVQIYAQIEKDCQAAATVLPASWKDGDAGRVTKGAALALLAKTYLFEKKWALAASTAAQVEALGVYSLLPVFSDNFRAATKINSEAVFSILHTTGLSPFQGNTLNQWFAPRTLNGYGFYLPTQSLVSNFEKSTAGVDDPRLDYSVGRAGHPYYDSAFDSNWTSTGYVSKKHTQPLAEIPVSTKGDGNLNYQAIRFAEVLLIKAEALNESGNGAGALIPLNKVRKRARESYIHDTALSAITNGKVPDGLLPDITTTDQATLRDAIRRERRSELALEFHRFFDIIRYGSAYAASVLNNKPNFNFTANQFFPIPESERQTNLKLGK; encoded by the coding sequence ATGAAATCAAAGCATATTTATTTATTTCTTAGCGCATCCCTTCTCATCGTGACAAGCGGCTGCAAAAAATTTCTGGAGCAACCTGTGCTTGGCCAGTACCAGTCGGACAATTTTTTTACTTCGGATGCCAACGCCGTACTGGCGGTAAACGCGGCTTATTCGCCGCTCACCTTTACCGACGCCTCTTCCAACGCAATATGGGTGCTGGGCGACCTGGCATCTGACGATGCGGTAAAGGGCAGCAGCGACGGCGATCAGAGTGATTTCCTGAGCGTACAGAATTTCAATATCAACCCATCCAATGCAGCTGTCGAAGCAGTCTGGAAAAGATATTATGACGGCATTTTTAAATGCAACGTAGTGACTGATGGGCTGGCCGCGGCAAAGACAGGGGTTTCGGAACCAGTAAGGAATGCGGCTTTGGGCCAGGCGGAGTTTTTACGGGCTTATTATTATTTTAACCTTACGGTTGCCTACGGCGATATACCCCTGCACCTTAAAGTGGAAAGCCCGGAAGAATTACAAAGCCCTGCCCTGCCCCAGGTACAGATCTACGCACAAATAGAAAAGGACTGTCAGGCCGCGGCGACCGTACTACCGGCCAGCTGGAAGGATGGCGACGCAGGCAGGGTAACGAAAGGCGCAGCGCTCGCCCTACTCGCAAAAACCTACCTGTTTGAGAAAAAGTGGGCGCTTGCAGCCTCCACCGCGGCACAGGTGGAAGCTTTAGGTGTCTACAGCCTGTTGCCTGTCTTTTCGGACAATTTCAGGGCTGCCACAAAAATTAATTCGGAAGCGGTGTTTTCCATCTTGCATACTACCGGTTTATCTCCTTTTCAGGGCAATACCTTAAATCAATGGTTTGCCCCGCGCACATTGAACGGTTACGGCTTTTATTTGCCCACACAGAGCCTGGTCAGCAATTTTGAAAAAAGTACCGCAGGGGTTGATGATCCGCGTTTGGATTACTCCGTAGGCAGAGCGGGACACCCTTATTATGACAGCGCATTTGACTCCAATTGGACCAGTACCGGCTATGTAAGTAAAAAGCACACCCAGCCCCTCGCGGAGATCCCGGTGAGCACTAAGGGCGACGGTAATCTAAATTACCAGGCTATCCGTTTTGCTGAAGTATTGCTGATCAAAGCCGAGGCGCTTAATGAATCGGGCAACGGTGCGGGCGCTTTAATACCCCTAAACAAAGTTCGTAAACGCGCGCGCGAAAGCTATATTCACGATACCGCACTTTCTGCTATTACCAACGGAAAAGTCCCCGATGGCTTATTACCCGATATTACGACAACGGACCAAGCTACCTTACGTGACGCGATACGCCGGGAAAGGCGCTCGGAGCTGGCGCTCGAATTCCATCGCTTTTTCGATATCATCCGTTACGGATCGGCCTATGCTGCCAGCGTCTTGAATAATAAACCAAACTTTAATTTCACCGCCAACCAGTTCTTCCCGATTCCGGAAAGCGAAAGGCAAACCAATCTTAAGTTAGGTAAATAA
- a CDS encoding Arm DNA-binding domain-containing protein, which translates to MKTTNSFGIHFNIRTDKERDGGAPVFAIITVNGQRASMVLKDRISVKSWDMKNGIGKSNTSEGKKVNVYLDETRQSITDCYKDLHAQRKVITSESLKAAYLRTGNDQSA; encoded by the coding sequence ATGAAAACAACAAACAGTTTTGGGATCCATTTTAACATCAGGACCGATAAAGAAAGGGACGGGGGCGCTCCCGTATTTGCAATAATTACTGTCAATGGGCAAAGGGCGTCGATGGTATTGAAGGACAGAATCAGCGTTAAAAGCTGGGATATGAAAAATGGGATAGGCAAATCCAATACCAGCGAGGGTAAAAAGGTGAATGTTTATCTCGATGAAACACGGCAATCTATAACGGACTGTTACAAGGACCTGCATGCACAACGCAAAGTTATTACATCGGAATCACTCAAGGCAGCCTATTTAAGAACAGGTAATGATCAAAGCGCTTGA
- a CDS encoding methionyl-tRNA formyltransferase, producing the protein MKIGIVSNSAMLYIPLLSNLYNYKNKAGAMLYVGKTADPNQNPSETVNFCNAAGIELTFESEKDDLYNWQQLNQPDIIFFVGYSHVVKTARLTDVKWGIYNVHFGLLPQFRGPAPVFWQLRNGLKEIGLVIHRLVDKLDSGAVVWRHKVLNEPHFSYDYVHQLFGELYIKGVFNILDSITAGKMLPEIEQDESKAAYYERPQLKDIMINWGTMEAEEIIDVIKACSSWNMGAPTLINGSELKILDAAVTISNKMYYAPGTIILNANFGFTVACRSNKLLNINFFNIKNCYVPARFASKYGFNTGQRFISYAEYLNLAKMETE; encoded by the coding sequence ATGAAAATAGGTATCGTATCCAATTCAGCAATGCTATACATCCCCCTGCTTTCAAATTTATATAACTATAAAAATAAAGCAGGGGCAATGTTATATGTGGGCAAAACTGCCGATCCTAATCAAAACCCTTCCGAAACGGTAAATTTTTGTAATGCCGCAGGTATTGAACTCACCTTTGAAAGTGAAAAGGATGATCTGTATAATTGGCAGCAATTAAATCAGCCTGACATTATTTTTTTTGTCGGCTACAGCCATGTTGTAAAAACGGCACGTCTTACCGATGTAAAATGGGGTATTTACAATGTTCACTTTGGCTTACTGCCACAATTCAGAGGACCCGCGCCTGTTTTTTGGCAACTTAGAAACGGGCTTAAAGAAATTGGATTAGTTATCCATCGTTTGGTTGATAAGTTAGACAGCGGTGCGGTAGTATGGCGACATAAAGTCTTGAATGAACCGCACTTTAGTTATGATTATGTTCATCAGTTATTTGGTGAACTATACATAAAAGGGGTATTTAACATATTAGATAGCATAACCGCAGGTAAAATGTTACCTGAAATTGAACAGGATGAAAGTAAGGCGGCCTATTACGAGCGCCCCCAGCTTAAAGATATCATGATCAATTGGGGCACCATGGAAGCTGAAGAAATTATTGATGTGATCAAAGCTTGTAGCTCATGGAATATGGGAGCCCCCACGCTGATCAATGGATCAGAGCTTAAAATTTTAGATGCAGCTGTTACCATCTCCAATAAGATGTACTATGCCCCCGGAACCATTATTCTCAACGCGAATTTTGGTTTCACTGTGGCATGCAGAAGTAATAAGTTATTGAATATCAATTTTTTCAACATCAAAAATTGTTATGTACCGGCCAGGTTTGCCAGTAAATACGGATTTAATACAGGGCAGCGCTTTATAAGCTATGCTGAATATCTAAACCTGGCAAAGATGGAAACAGAATAA
- a CDS encoding phage tail protein gives METYLGTVLMFAGNFAPRGWALCNGQLLSIAQNSALFSLLGTTYGGDGITTFALPNLQGRAPIHWGQSPGLTNRVIGEASGSENVTLINTQMPQHTHTVSASAATGTQASPEGNVLALSSDPDVGGAPLNFIAPASINTTMAPAMISTAGNSQPHNNMQPYLAITFIIALEGIYPSRN, from the coding sequence ATGGAAACTTATCTTGGAACTGTTTTAATGTTTGCCGGCAACTTTGCCCCACGTGGCTGGGCATTGTGTAATGGTCAATTGCTGTCAATAGCTCAAAACTCAGCATTATTTTCACTTCTCGGCACTACTTATGGAGGTGATGGCATAACAACCTTCGCACTGCCTAATTTGCAGGGTCGGGCACCAATACACTGGGGCCAGAGCCCGGGTTTAACTAACAGGGTAATTGGTGAAGCAAGCGGATCAGAAAATGTAACATTGATCAATACTCAGATGCCGCAGCATACGCATACGGTTTCGGCAAGTGCTGCAACCGGTACACAGGCTTCGCCAGAGGGAAATGTACTGGCCTTATCCTCAGATCCGGACGTTGGAGGCGCTCCATTAAATTTCATCGCCCCCGCTTCTATTAACACTACGATGGCTCCTGCCATGATTTCTACAGCGGGAAACAGCCAGCCGCACAATAACATGCAGCCTTATTTGGCGATTACCTTTATTATCGCTTTAGAAGGCATTTATCCATCAAGAAACTAA
- a CDS encoding aspartyl/asparaginyl beta-hydroxylase domain-containing protein, translated as MIRYAKLPFLFNSEAVQKELQSIREGWQKHFNTFYYEGTWTVLALRSPGGDTRNIIPDQITDADYIDTPMMPCFPTVKTLLSQIRSPIMAVRFLNLQAGAEIKPHRDRELAFEMGEARLHFPIITNPLVSFTIDNKLIPLQAGDCWYINANLMHNVANRGTTDRIHLVVDCKVNDWLKHTMSLATEISCKEDANNADLSNIIRELRGLNTYTSNKLADELAQKLKDLMSIGTSNN; from the coding sequence ATGATCCGTTATGCAAAACTCCCCTTCCTTTTTAATTCCGAGGCTGTACAAAAAGAGCTTCAATCCATACGGGAAGGGTGGCAGAAGCATTTTAATACATTTTATTATGAAGGGACATGGACAGTGCTGGCATTAAGATCTCCGGGAGGTGATACCAGAAACATCATACCCGATCAGATAACGGATGCAGATTATATAGACACCCCAATGATGCCTTGCTTCCCAACCGTTAAAACCTTATTATCACAGATCAGAAGTCCGATAATGGCCGTGCGTTTTTTAAATCTGCAAGCAGGGGCTGAGATAAAACCTCACCGGGATAGAGAGCTGGCTTTTGAAATGGGCGAAGCGCGTTTGCATTTCCCCATTATTACTAATCCTTTGGTATCATTTACTATCGACAATAAGCTCATCCCCCTGCAAGCCGGTGATTGCTGGTATATAAATGCCAATTTAATGCACAACGTGGCAAACAGGGGTACCACTGACCGGATCCACCTGGTTGTTGACTGTAAGGTTAACGACTGGCTTAAGCATACTATGAGCTTGGCGACGGAAATCTCCTGTAAAGAGGATGCCAATAATGCCGATCTCAGCAATATCATACGGGAACTCAGGGGGCTTAATACGTATACTTCAAACAAACTTGCCGACGAACTGGCACAAAAGTTAAAAGACTTAATGAGTATCGGCACATCCAATAACTAA
- a CDS encoding transposase, translating into MIKALDGTLAPHHLVQLQMLLQDFDHMQSQLSTLEVMITEITQAHYSLAYEYLESITGIAGRSAQIILSEAGNDMSRFSTADHLTAWSGLAPGNNESAGRRRDTSVKKGNPYLKTALVTAAWAAVRVKDSYWRALFERPRKRMKVQKAIVAIARRMLKVVHKTLDTLTLYQEKGIAHFVDLQTKAALYQRIKQEWPLTEL; encoded by the coding sequence ATGATCAAAGCGCTTGACGGAACTTTAGCACCACATCACTTAGTCCAGTTACAAATGCTGTTGCAAGACTTTGACCATATGCAAAGCCAGCTTAGTACGCTTGAGGTGATGATCACCGAAATAACTCAGGCACATTATTCATTAGCTTATGAATACCTTGAAAGTATTACCGGTATTGCTGGCCGGTCAGCGCAGATAATTTTAAGCGAAGCAGGCAATGATATGAGCCGATTTAGTACCGCAGATCATTTAACAGCATGGTCCGGTCTGGCACCAGGTAACAACGAAAGTGCAGGTAGACGCAGAGATACATCGGTTAAGAAAGGTAATCCTTATTTGAAAACAGCCCTTGTTACCGCTGCGTGGGCAGCAGTGAGAGTCAAAGATTCATATTGGCGCGCTTTATTCGAACGCCCGCGTAAACGGATGAAAGTGCAGAAGGCCATTGTAGCCATTGCCAGAAGAATGCTTAAGGTCGTTCATAAAACATTAGACACACTTACTTTATATCAGGAAAAGGGCATCGCGCACTTTGTAGACTTGCAGACAAAAGCTGCGTTGTATCAAAGAATAAAGCAAGAATGGCCATTAACTGAATTATAA
- a CDS encoding SusC/RagA family TonB-linked outer membrane protein → MKKTYSYFIIRRYEKRTALNLKLAITLFLVVLMQFPVRANPLNKAIVGPAAADIKVSGTVTDAAGITLPGASISLKDGKALAVTDVNGRFTVTVAENAVLTIKYIGYETQEVPVSGRTLLNITLQAAAGNLNEVVVVGYTTQKKKDLTGAVSLISSKDISSLPVGGVDQVLQGKAAGVSVTENTGAPGGGISVRVRGVGTINNNDPLYIVDGVPTQNGINEISPNDIETINILKDASSAAIYGARASNGVVIVTTKRGKSGRTQLSFSAYTGVQTAQHLIKMANNVQYVSAYNAAAKNDGRPAISDSLAGTLSNVNWLKEVLKSAPVTNAQLSVSGGNDNSQYIVSANYFKQDGLIQNSSFNRFNLRTAVSGTIAKLIKVGTNVNLAYSKTRSVGSSGDGYTGAAASVVRFALFRTPGTPVRNAAGQFVDLPKQDALLGNFLGDGINPVALADASNDNTYAYTILGDGYVEIDPVKGLKIKSDIGVNLIQTDYKQFFETFGIDRFFNSPNSLAQSHTNDLNYNWTNTATYDLILGKHTINFLAGSEAIKQDVQALSASRKGFTDQTPNFQYLDNGTASSQQNGGNEYHSALFSIFGRAGYQYDDKYLASVNYRRDGSSQLDPSSRYESFYSGSLGWRIDREDFMKNIKPVSTLKLRASIGQLGNSQIGTYPYTSLLSGNFYYPFNGVTTQGYSITSKGNPKIRWEKSTQKDLGLDLGFFENAMTLTADYYIKNTSEVLLNLPLPSSAGNGGNPAVNAGKVRNNGIELELGYKKTVNTNWTYTLSANFATVNNKVVSLAGGAPIANARIDNNYFATLTAQGHPIGSFYLLQQEGVFQNAQEVFTHAYQGPGIRPGDVMYKDVNGDGIIDDKDRSFVGSPIPKFTYGLTAGLQYKNFDLNVFFQGVYGNKLYNQVLTDIEGFYRPFNITERVATQSWTGPGSGNTFPLLSWSDGTNNKQPSTRFLESGSYLRLKNVQIGYKLGHNALKSIGLSSVRVFASGQNLLTFTKYTGLDPEQYYNSNNGNAVTAVGIDWGTYPTARTITFGINANF, encoded by the coding sequence ATGAAAAAAACTTACAGTTATTTCATTATCCGCAGATATGAAAAAAGGACCGCCTTAAACCTGAAGCTCGCAATTACTTTGTTTTTGGTAGTATTGATGCAATTTCCGGTCCGGGCAAACCCTTTAAATAAAGCCATCGTTGGACCGGCAGCCGCCGACATCAAGGTGAGCGGTACGGTTACTGATGCTGCAGGGATTACCCTTCCCGGCGCTTCCATCAGTTTAAAGGACGGAAAAGCGCTGGCGGTTACCGATGTTAACGGGCGCTTCACTGTAACCGTAGCTGAAAACGCGGTTTTAACGATAAAGTATATCGGGTATGAAACGCAGGAGGTCCCGGTTTCCGGCCGCACATTGCTTAATATCACTTTGCAGGCTGCCGCAGGCAATCTAAATGAAGTGGTGGTAGTGGGTTATACCACGCAAAAAAAGAAGGATCTCACCGGTGCTGTTTCCCTTATCAGCAGCAAAGATATCAGCAGCCTGCCCGTTGGCGGGGTCGACCAGGTACTGCAGGGCAAAGCCGCGGGGGTTTCTGTTACCGAAAATACTGGTGCTCCGGGCGGGGGAATCTCCGTTCGGGTACGCGGGGTCGGAACGATCAACAACAACGATCCGCTGTATATTGTGGATGGTGTACCGACGCAAAACGGCATTAACGAAATCTCACCGAACGATATTGAAACTATCAATATTTTAAAGGATGCTTCCTCCGCGGCTATTTACGGGGCAAGGGCATCGAACGGTGTGGTTATCGTTACCACGAAGCGCGGCAAATCGGGCAGGACCCAACTCAGCTTCAGCGCTTATACTGGCGTCCAGACGGCTCAGCACCTGATCAAAATGGCCAATAACGTGCAATACGTAAGCGCCTATAACGCAGCCGCCAAAAACGACGGGAGGCCGGCCATATCAGACAGCCTGGCAGGTACCCTTTCCAACGTTAACTGGCTTAAAGAGGTGCTCAAATCCGCGCCCGTCACCAATGCGCAGTTGTCTGTAAGCGGTGGGAACGACAATTCCCAGTACATCGTTTCCGCGAATTATTTTAAGCAGGATGGCCTGATCCAGAATTCTTCCTTTAACCGTTTTAACCTGCGGACGGCCGTAAGCGGAACGATTGCGAAATTGATTAAGGTGGGTACGAATGTAAACCTGGCTTACTCCAAAACCAGGAGCGTGGGAAGCTCAGGAGACGGGTACACCGGCGCAGCGGCCAGCGTGGTACGCTTTGCCTTATTCCGTACGCCTGGCACACCAGTTCGAAATGCCGCCGGGCAATTCGTGGATTTGCCAAAGCAGGACGCCTTACTGGGAAATTTTCTGGGAGATGGTATCAACCCGGTAGCTTTAGCCGATGCGAGCAATGATAACACTTATGCTTATACGATATTAGGTGACGGATATGTGGAAATAGACCCGGTAAAAGGCCTGAAAATAAAATCGGACATCGGCGTTAACCTGATCCAAACCGATTACAAGCAGTTTTTTGAAACATTCGGTATCGACCGCTTTTTTAATTCTCCCAATTCCCTTGCGCAATCGCATACCAATGATCTGAACTATAACTGGACCAATACGGCCACCTACGACCTTATCCTTGGTAAACATACCATCAACTTTTTAGCGGGATCCGAGGCCATTAAGCAGGATGTACAGGCTCTGTCGGCTTCCCGTAAGGGTTTTACGGATCAAACGCCCAATTTCCAGTACCTCGATAACGGCACCGCATCCTCCCAGCAAAACGGCGGTAATGAGTACCATTCTGCACTATTCTCGATATTTGGCCGCGCGGGTTACCAATATGATGACAAATACCTGGCAAGTGTAAACTACCGCCGTGATGGTTCATCGCAGCTGGACCCGTCTTCGCGTTATGAAAGCTTTTATTCCGGTTCATTAGGCTGGAGGATCGACCGGGAGGATTTTATGAAAAATATCAAACCGGTATCAACCTTAAAACTCCGTGCCAGCATAGGTCAGCTGGGTAACTCACAAATAGGCACCTATCCCTATACCTCGCTGCTGAGCGGTAATTTTTACTATCCGTTTAACGGCGTTACCACACAGGGCTACAGCATAACCTCCAAGGGTAACCCAAAAATTCGATGGGAAAAAAGCACACAGAAAGACCTGGGGCTCGATCTGGGTTTTTTTGAAAATGCGATGACCTTAACCGCCGATTACTATATCAAAAACACTTCTGAAGTGTTGTTAAATCTTCCGCTACCCAGCAGCGCGGGCAACGGCGGTAACCCGGCAGTAAACGCAGGTAAGGTACGTAACAACGGCATTGAGCTGGAACTGGGTTATAAAAAGACCGTCAATACCAATTGGACCTATACGCTGAGCGCGAACTTTGCCACGGTAAACAACAAGGTGGTATCGCTGGCCGGCGGGGCACCAATAGCCAACGCGCGTATCGACAATAACTATTTCGCCACCCTTACAGCACAAGGCCACCCGATAGGTTCTTTTTACCTGTTACAACAAGAAGGTGTTTTCCAAAATGCCCAGGAGGTATTTACACACGCTTACCAGGGTCCTGGTATAAGGCCCGGTGATGTCATGTATAAAGATGTTAACGGCGATGGCATTATTGATGATAAGGACCGCAGTTTTGTAGGCAGCCCGATACCCAAGTTCACTTATGGGCTCACCGCAGGCCTTCAATACAAAAACTTTGACCTGAACGTATTTTTCCAGGGCGTATACGGTAACAAATTATACAACCAGGTGTTAACCGATATAGAAGGTTTTTATCGTCCTTTCAACATCACCGAACGTGTTGCTACCCAAAGCTGGACAGGGCCCGGATCCGGCAATACCTTCCCGCTGTTGTCATGGTCGGACGGTACGAACAACAAACAGCCGTCCACCCGTTTCCTGGAAAGCGGATCGTACCTGAGGCTAAAAAATGTACAAATAGGTTATAAGCTGGGCCATAACGCGCTCAAAAGCATAGGATTGTCGTCGGTCAGGGTATTTGCAAGCGGCCAGAACCTGCTGACATTTACCAAGTATACCGGTCTGGACCCGGAACAATACTATAACAGCAATAATGGCAACGCCGTCACTGCGGTTGGTATCGACTGGGGAACTTATCCAACGGCGCGTACCATAACATTTGGTATTAACGCGAATTTCTAA
- a CDS encoding C2 domain-containing protein, translating into MNEKLNIQLANYVAAYQSMDAPAPPNPPAKPVLTDVEKQVFTAAEKAWERYRDSPQGKEELAATKHMDLPAFRAYVAGLPDNPIFKELISWIKSLDLPVSSFSIGLNVEVEFIVGFSATLGVAVGVGNSKGLQSCEFLSVALEEGIQAGALAGVQFGLWNHAPADLGGRAWALEGDVGLEIEFSLGFYWNSSGPLGVALTVGGGVEEGIAIVESYTFILGDQGVDPYIKPVVQPRKSNFLIIESLKCVHPSNDGTGDENEIYFIFQADGDTAYPYPTYDYFSMKEGDTWACGRSVWFNSSVKVTVYDEDSPSNDDVVGDFSISLSQLALGKSITFNSTKDYSSGLDKVEYTINVKLIA; encoded by the coding sequence ATGAACGAAAAACTGAACATACAGCTCGCTAATTATGTAGCCGCTTACCAGTCCATGGATGCTCCCGCACCCCCTAATCCACCTGCAAAACCGGTGTTGACCGACGTAGAAAAGCAGGTTTTTACAGCAGCCGAAAAAGCTTGGGAGCGCTATCGCGATTCCCCGCAAGGCAAAGAGGAGTTAGCGGCCACGAAGCATATGGACCTACCCGCGTTTCGGGCATACGTAGCCGGGTTACCGGATAATCCGATATTCAAAGAGCTGATCAGCTGGATCAAATCCCTGGATCTCCCGGTCAGCAGCTTCTCTATAGGATTGAATGTGGAGGTAGAGTTCATCGTCGGATTCTCCGCCACGCTGGGCGTCGCTGTCGGCGTTGGTAACTCCAAAGGATTACAGTCATGCGAATTTTTATCTGTGGCACTGGAAGAGGGTATCCAGGCTGGTGCACTGGCAGGTGTACAATTCGGATTGTGGAACCATGCCCCGGCCGACCTCGGCGGGCGTGCATGGGCTCTTGAAGGGGATGTGGGCTTGGAAATTGAATTCAGCCTTGGCTTTTATTGGAACAGCTCCGGCCCGCTGGGTGTGGCTTTAACGGTCGGAGGTGGGGTAGAGGAGGGGATAGCTATTGTGGAAAGTTATACTTTCATCCTGGGCGACCAGGGCGTGGATCCCTACATCAAACCCGTTGTGCAACCCAGGAAAAGCAATTTCCTGATAATTGAAAGCTTAAAATGCGTGCACCCGTCGAATGATGGCACGGGAGATGAAAATGAAATTTATTTTATTTTTCAGGCGGATGGCGATACTGCCTATCCTTATCCGACGTACGATTATTTTTCCATGAAAGAAGGTGATACCTGGGCCTGCGGACGTTCCGTATGGTTCAATTCCAGCGTAAAGGTGACGGTGTATGACGAAGATTCGCCGAGCAACGATGATGTGGTAGGCGACTTCAGTATCAGTCTTTCTCAATTAGCGCTGGGTAAGTCCATTACTTTCAACAGCACGAAGGATTATTCATCCGGGCTGGATAAGGTGGAGTATACCATCAACGTAAAATTAATTGCTTAG
- a CDS encoding LamG domain-containing protein codes for MSKIKNIITAFIILSAVVLLTASCKKDKDKPNYNSDKTKLNLRIDSANALYNTAVEGKQAGDYTTGAKATLKTSIDLASQVKTGSFTQEQVDNATANLMRALVQFSTKLIQEISADNLVAYWKFDGDAKDASGNGHDGLLKTGWVGSSTATALDGGTVPVLTTDRYGASGKAYTFNNGAYIEVPYNSTLRPNSFTISAWVKPHMASNGNYIFSLNRWLGYKFQLQGGNLPFLTVNTDTGDHDQDDGGAAVQLDKWTQVIVSFTNGTEKFYINSVLVKTANVTGNPLPLVSPPNLAIGNELPKSAYNFTDSNSPNAFYGAGFFIGAIDEVRLYNKALSDAEVNSLYTMEQP; via the coding sequence ATGAGCAAGATTAAAAACATCATTACGGCGTTCATCATCTTATCCGCCGTAGTGCTTTTGACAGCATCCTGTAAAAAGGACAAGGACAAGCCCAATTACAATTCGGATAAAACGAAATTAAACCTCCGGATAGATTCTGCCAACGCGCTTTATAACACCGCTGTGGAAGGCAAACAGGCCGGTGATTACACCACGGGGGCAAAAGCAACGCTTAAAACTTCCATTGACCTCGCCAGCCAGGTTAAAACCGGTAGCTTCACACAGGAGCAGGTAGACAACGCGACGGCTAACCTGATGAGGGCGCTGGTGCAATTCAGCACCAAACTCATACAGGAGATATCGGCCGATAACCTGGTTGCTTACTGGAAGTTTGACGGCGACGCGAAAGACGCGAGCGGCAACGGGCATGACGGGCTGCTAAAAACGGGTTGGGTTGGTTCATCTACCGCCACTGCACTTGACGGTGGTACTGTCCCAGTGCTGACAACAGATCGTTACGGGGCTTCGGGTAAAGCCTATACTTTTAATAACGGTGCTTATATTGAGGTGCCGTATAACAGCACCTTGCGGCCGAACAGCTTTACCATCAGTGCCTGGGTCAAACCCCATATGGCCAGCAACGGTAATTATATTTTTTCGCTTAACCGCTGGCTGGGTTATAAATTTCAGTTACAGGGAGGAAACTTGCCTTTTCTGACCGTGAATACCGACACTGGTGATCATGACCAGGATGATGGCGGCGCGGCAGTTCAACTGGATAAATGGACACAGGTTATCGTGAGCTTTACCAACGGCACCGAGAAATTTTATATCAACAGCGTGCTGGTAAAAACAGCCAACGTTACCGGCAACCCGCTTCCCCTGGTCTCTCCGCCGAACCTCGCTATCGGCAATGAGCTGCCCAAGTCGGCTTATAATTTTACCGACAGCAATAGCCCAAACGCTTTTTATGGCGCGGGTTTCTTTATCGGTGCAATAGACGAAGTAAGGTTATATAACAAGGCACTGAGCGACGCGGAAGTAAACTCCTTGTACACTATGGAACAGCCTTAA